The Meiothermus ruber DSM 1279 genome includes the window GGCCTCGCCGATGCCCTTGACGCCCAGGGGGTTATGCGGGCAGGGGGTCACGGTGTGGTCGTGCTCGATCTGCACCAGGTCGTCGGCGCGGGGTAGGGTGTACTCGAGGAAGTTGCCCGAGAGAATCTGGCCTTCCGGGTCGTAGACGGCTTCCTCCAGGAGGGCCTGCCCCAGGCCCTGGGCGATGCCGCCGTGCACCTGCCCTTCGGCGATCAGCGGGTTGATCACCGGGCCGCAGTCGTCCACCGAGAGGTAGCGCAGCAGCTTGACCTTGCCGGTCTCGGGGTCGACCTCCACCACCGCGACGTGGGTACCAAAGGGGTAGACGAAGTTTTTGGGGTCGTAGAAGTGGGTGGCCTCGAGGCCGGGCTCGAGGTCGGCGGGGTAGTTGTGGGCCAGGTGGGCTTGCAGGGCGATCTCGAAGAAGGTCTTGGCCTTGTCGGGCACCCCTTTGACCATAAACTTGCCGTCCTCGTGGACGATGTCCTCGGGGGCGGCTTCCAGCAGGTGGGCAGCGATTTTCTTGGCCTTGTCGATAATCTTCCGGGTGGCCAGCACGATGGCCGAGAGGCCGGTGGGCGCCGAGCGTGAGCCGTAGGAGCCCCAGCCGTAGGGCATCCGCCCGGTGTCGCCGTGCACCAGCACCACGTCCTCCACCGGAATTTGCAGCTCATCGGCCACCACCTGGGCGAAGGCCGTCTCGTGGCCCTGGCCGTGGCTATGGGTGCCGGTGAAAACCTCCACCTTGCCGGTCGGCATCACCCGCACCAGCGCGCTTTCCCACTGCCCGGCCTGGGCGCCCAGGCTACCCACCAGGGCCGAAGGGGCCAGCCCGCAGGCCTCGATATAGGTCACCACCCCAATCCCCATGTACCGGCCCTGCTTGCGCCACTCTTCCTGTTGCTGGCGCAGTTGCTTGTAGCCCACCAGCTCCAGGGCCTTGTCCAGATTGGCCTCGTAGTTGCCGGAGTCGTACTGCAAGGCCACTGGGGTTTGGTAGGGGAAGGCATCGGGGGGAATCAGGTTCTTGCGGCGGAACTCCACCGGATCCATCCCCAGCTCGTGGGCCATCACATCCACCAGGCGCTCGAGCAGATACGTGGCCTCGGGCCGCCCGGCACCCCGGTAAGCGTCCACCGGCGTGGTGTGGGTGAAGGGGGCGGTCACGTGGCAGTAGATGTGGGGGGTGGTGTAGGTGCCGGCCAGCAAGCAGCCGTACAGGTAGGTGGGCACCGCTGGGGCAAAAGTGGTCAGGTAGGCCCCCAGGTTGGCGATGGTGTCCACCCGCACGGCGGTAATCTTGCCGTTCTGGTCTACCGCCATCTCGGCCACGGTCTCGTGGTCACGCCCATGAGAGTCGGTCACGAAGCTCTCTGAGCGGCGGGCTGTCCACTTGACCGGGCGGCCCAGCTTTTTGGCCGCGTACAGCACAATTATCTCTTCGGGGTACTGGTAAATCTTGCTGCCAAAGCCCCCGCCCACATCCGGGGCAATCACCCGCAGCTTGTGTTCGGGGATACCCATAATAAAGGCCGCGATCAACAGGCGGTGGATGTGGGGGTTCTGGCTGGTGGTCCAGAGGGTGTACTCGTCGCTGGCCTTATGGTACTGGGCCAGCGAGGCCCGCGGCTCCATGGCGTTGGGCACCAGGCGGTTGTTGCGCAGCTTGAGCTTGACGGTTTTGTAGGCGCTGGCGAAGGCTTTGTCTACCGCTTCCTTGTCGCCAATGCTCCAGGTGAAGCAGACGTTATCGGGCACGTCGTCATGGACGGCAGGTGCGCCGGGTTTGAGCGCCTCACTGCCCAGCGAAACCGCCGGCAGCGGCTCGTAGTCTACCTCCACCAGTTGGGCGGCGTCCTCAGCGATCTGGCGGGTCTCGGCGATGACCGCGGCCACGATATCGCCCACATGCCGGGCTTTATCAAAGGTGATGGCGTAATGGGGCGGGGTTTTAATGCCGGGGTGCAGCCAGCCGGTGGGAATGCTGTTAATACCCGCGTCCTTCATCTCCTGACCGGTAATCACCGCCAGCACCCCAGGGTGGGAACGAGCCTTGGAGACATCAATTTTCTTGATCCGGGCGTGGGCGTACGGCGAACGAACCATGGCCGCGTGCACCATGCCGGGCAGGGTCATGTCGTCGGTGTAATTGCCGGTACCGGTAATGAAACGGGGATCCTCGACCCGTTTCATCGCCTTACCAAAGAGTTTTTCGGCCATTGCTTTCTCCCTTCGGAATGAGGGCCCGGTGCTCGAGCGTTGCGGGAAGCCAGGCCCAGCCGATTGCGTCGGGTTCTTTTAGTCGTCCGCTGCTGCGCCAACCTTACCGGCCATTTTGTTGGCGGCGTATTGTACGGCCCGCACGATGTTGTGGTAGCCGGTGCAGCGGCACAGGTTGCCCTCGAGGGCGTGGCGGATCTCCTCTTCGCTGGGCTGTGGGTTTCTGTTGAGCAGGTCGGCGGCCGCCATAATCATGCCAGGGGTGCAGAAGCCGCACTGCAACCCGTGCATCTCCCAGAAGCCTTCCTGCACCGGGTGCAGGCTGTCCACGCTCCCCAAGCCTTCGATGGTGGTAATGCTGCTGCCGTCAGCCTGTACAGCGAACAGCGTGCACGACTTCACGGCCTGGCCGTCGAGGTGCACCGTGCAGGCCCCGCACTGGCTGGTATCGCAGCCCACATGCGTGCCGGTGAGCCCCAGGGTCTCGCGTAGATAATGCACCAACAAAAGCCTCGGCTCGACCTCGCTGTGGTGTTCGACGCCGTTGACCACGACCTTGATCTGAACTTTCTCTGCCATGCTTCCTCCTAGGAAAACGAATGGGTCGATTCGAAACGGAGTGCCTTGGGTCTAGAGGGATGGTGGGCCTTCATCACCGCCTTGAAAGCCCGGTAGACCGCCGATGACCGCATGGCTGGGCACCAGCCTGCATGCGCCCTTGTCTTCACCTGGGGGCCAGGTTCTGGGGTAAATCCATGGGGTGAAGAGAAGCTTGAGCAATGCAGCACCTCGAGGCCAGCGCTATCAAAAACCAATCCAGGTACGCCAAACTGAGCAACTGGGCACACCTGTAACTGAAAACTTTGCACCCTAACTATATAACCTCGGAGATGAGAGTAGCAAGAAGTCGCGCGATTTGCCGATAGCAGGAAATTGGGCGAATGTGTGCTGCTAACAAAGTGCGCGGGGGTGGTTGGGTGTAGTTTAGGAGTATATGTCCAAC containing:
- a CDS encoding xanthine dehydrogenase family protein molybdopterin-binding subunit yields the protein MKRVEDPRFITGTGNYTDDMTLPGMVHAAMVRSPYAHARIKKIDVSKARSHPGVLAVITGQEMKDAGINSIPTGWLHPGIKTPPHYAITFDKARHVGDIVAAVIAETRQIAEDAAQLVEVDYEPLPAVSLGSEALKPGAPAVHDDVPDNVCFTWSIGDKEAVDKAFASAYKTVKLKLRNNRLVPNAMEPRASLAQYHKASDEYTLWTTSQNPHIHRLLIAAFIMGIPEHKLRVIAPDVGGGFGSKIYQYPEEIIVLYAAKKLGRPVKWTARRSESFVTDSHGRDHETVAEMAVDQNGKITAVRVDTIANLGAYLTTFAPAVPTYLYGCLLAGTYTTPHIYCHVTAPFTHTTPVDAYRGAGRPEATYLLERLVDVMAHELGMDPVEFRRKNLIPPDAFPYQTPVALQYDSGNYEANLDKALELVGYKQLRQQQEEWRKQGRYMGIGVVTYIEACGLAPSALVGSLGAQAGQWESALVRVMPTGKVEVFTGTHSHGQGHETAFAQVVADELQIPVEDVVLVHGDTGRMPYGWGSYGSRSAPTGLSAIVLATRKIIDKAKKIAAHLLEAAPEDIVHEDGKFMVKGVPDKAKTFFEIALQAHLAHNYPADLEPGLEATHFYDPKNFVYPFGTHVAVVEVDPETGKVKLLRYLSVDDCGPVINPLIAEGQVHGGIAQGLGQALLEEAVYDPEGQILSGNFLEYTLPRADDLVQIEHDHTVTPCPHNPLGVKGIGEAGTIASTAAIANAVMDALRPFGIVHLDMPYTPEKVWRAIQHSRLAQAAD
- a CDS encoding (2Fe-2S)-binding protein gives rise to the protein MAEKVQIKVVVNGVEHHSEVEPRLLLVHYLRETLGLTGTHVGCDTSQCGACTVHLDGQAVKSCTLFAVQADGSSITTIEGLGSVDSLHPVQEGFWEMHGLQCGFCTPGMIMAAADLLNRNPQPSEEEIRHALEGNLCRCTGYHNIVRAVQYAANKMAGKVGAAADD